The window GTCACCAGTTCCCTGCCGGGTGAAGGCAAGACCTTCTGCTCGATCAACCTGGCCATGAGCATCGCCATGGAACTGGACCACACGGTGCTGCTGATCGACGCCGACGTGGCCCGTCCCTCGGTGCTGCGCACGCTCGGCTTGCCGGCCCACCGCGGCCTGATGGACCTTCTGCTCGACGATAAGCTCGATATGTCGGACGTCATGCTGCGCACGAACGTCAACACCCTGAGCATCCTGCCGGCGGGCAGCAACAACCCGCGCGCCACCGAACTGCTGGCCAGCCAGGCCATGAGCACCTTCGTCTACGAAATCGCCAACCGCTACCCCGACCGTATCGTCATTTTCGATTCGCCGCCGCTGCTGCTCACCAGCGAAGCACATGTACTGGCCAGCCACATGGGCCAGATCGCGCTGGTGGTCGAAGCCGAGGGCACGACCCAGCACGCGGTCAAGGAATCGCTGCGCCAGCTGGAAGGCTGCAGCAATGTGAATCTGATCTACAACAAGACGCGCGAATTCCCCGGTACCGAGACGTATGACTACCACTATGGCTAAGCGTGGGTCCGGACGGCGCCGCGCCGCGGTCGTTCCCGTGGCGCTGGCGGCCCTGCTGGCCGCGCCGTCAGGGCGCGCCGCCTGGAAGTTCACGCCCACGCTCGACCTGCGCGAGACGGTCACCGACAACGTGGCGCTGACCCGCGCGGACCAGGCCAAAAGCCGCTTCGTGACCGAGCTCACGCCCGGTTTCACCTTGCTGGGCAAAGGCCCGCGCCTGAAACTGTCGGCCAACTACCAGCTGCACTACTACGCCTTCGACGACGACGATGTGGAAGGCGTGCGCCACGCCCAGTCGCAATTGCGCACGGCGGCCAGGGCCACCGTCATCGACGACCTGCTGTTTGTCGACGCCGACGGCGCCATCGGCCAGCAAGCCGTATCGGCCTTCGGCCCGCAGGTCAACAGCAACGGCTACGCCACGGCCAACCGCGCCAACGTCAAGACCTGGCGCATCAGCCCTTACATGCTGCACCGCTTCGGCAGTACGGCCACGGCGGCGGTGCGCTACACCCACGATTCGGTCGACGCCGGGCGCATCGGCTTTGGCGACAGCACCAGCGACGTGCTGATGATGAACCTGAACAGCGGGCGCACCTTCCGCCGCGTCGGCTGGGGCGTGCAGTACAGCCAGCAGCGCGTGGACGACAGCATTGCGCCCAAGTCGAACGTCAAGATGGTCAGCGCGAATGGGCGCTACCGCCTCGGCCAGGAGTTCAACCTCACCGCCAGCGCCGGCTACGACGAATACGATTACCAGGCCGGCGGCGAGCCGACCAAGGGCCGCTTCTGGCAGGGCGGCATCGAATGGACGCCGACCTCGCGCACCAGCCTCGTGGCCGGCGCCGGCAAACGCTATTACGGCAATACTTACAACCTGCAGGCGCTGCACCGCAGCCGCCGCTCGGTCTGGAGCATCAACTACAGCGATTCGGTGACCACCACCCGTTCGCAGTTGCTGCTGCCAGCTACCATCGACACCGCCTCGATGCTGGACCGCCTGTTCACCGCGCAGATTCCCGACCCGGTGGCGCGCGCGCAGGCGGTGGACGCTTACATCCGCGCCACCGGCTTGCCGGTCGCGCTGGCCGACAGCATCAACTACTTCAGCAACCGCTACATCCTGCAGAAGCAGTTCCAGGCCTCGGTCGCGCTCAACACGGCGCGCACCACGCTGATCCTGAGCGCGTTCGATAACCGGCGCGAAGGGCTGTCGCTGATCCAGACCGACAGCCTGCTCACCGGTCCGGCCAGCGCGCGCATCAACGACGACACCACCCAGCGCGGCGGCAGCGCACTGTGGAACATGCGCCTGACCTCGCGCAGCGGGATCAACGCTTCGTGGACCACCTCGCGCACGCAGTCGCATGCCACCGGCTTGTCGAGTAAGAATGCAGCCTTGCGACTGGCCGTGACGCGCCAGTTTGCGCCCAAAGTGCGGGGCGCCTTCGAGGCGCGCCGCGTGTCCGGTACCACGACCGACCAGGTCGCGTCGTACCGCGAGAACGCCTTGTCGGCGTCTCTGTCCTTACAGTTCTAGCGGAATCGAGTCAGCGATGTATGAAACTTATTATGGGCTGAGCGACAAGCCCTTCCGGCTGCGGCCGGACCCCCATTTTTTCTTTGCCAGCAAAGGCCACAAGCGCGCCATGGCGTACCTCGAGTACGGCCTGTCGCATGGCGAAGGTTTTATCGTCATCACCGGTGAAGTCGGTGCCGGCAAGACCACGCTGGTGCGCAACCTGTTCAAGCAAATGCCGTCCGAGCAGATCGTCGCCGCCCACATCGTCAACACCCATCTCGATGCCGACGACACCCTGCGCACGGTAGTCGCCGCTTTTGGGCTGCCGTACGAAAACGCCAGCAAGACCGCGCTGCTCGAGCGCCTCGAACAGTTCCTGCTCGCCTGCGACCAGGAAGGCAAGCGCGCCTTGCTGGTGGTCGACGAAGCGCAGAACCTGACCCCGCGCGCGGTCGAGGAACTGCGCATGCTGTCGAACTTCCAGACCGACGACAAGTCCTTGCTGCAAACCTTTTTGCTGGGCCAGCCGGAGTTCCGCACCATCCTGCACAGCGCCGGCATGCAGCAGCTGCGCCAGCGCATCACGGCCAGCTATCACCTCGGCCCCATGGATGGCCCGGAAACCCAGGCCTACGTCGAACACCGCCTGCATACGGTCGGCTGGACGGATGATCCCTCGTTCTCCCCCGGTGCGCACGCGGCCATCTACGACTACAGCGGCGGCATTCCGAGGAAGACCAACGCCCTGTGCGACCGCCTGCTGCTGATGGGCTACCTGGAAGAGATGCACTCCTTCACCGAAGCCGATGTGAATGAAGTGGTGCGCGACATCCGCCAGGAATACGAACTGCCGCCCGAAGCGCTGCGCGAGCAGGCTGCCGCCGCCCTGCGCGGCGTGGCCTCGATCGGCACGCTGGATAACCCGGGCTACCTCGACGAGCGCATTCTCAAG of the Massilia violaceinigra genome contains:
- a CDS encoding XrtA-associated tyrosine autokinase is translated as MSIIEKAASRIDNKKGEAQGALAGTARHADSLPPAPPAAVAEAVTATATAPAAAPLHAPRRTANHVELDLERMHGIGLVTAAGGRTTLVEDFRIIKRPLLKRAFAARAPGEKPGNLIMVTSSLPGEGKTFCSINLAMSIAMELDHTVLLIDADVARPSVLRTLGLPAHRGLMDLLLDDKLDMSDVMLRTNVNTLSILPAGSNNPRATELLASQAMSTFVYEIANRYPDRIVIFDSPPLLLTSEAHVLASHMGQIALVVEAEGTTQHAVKESLRQLEGCSNVNLIYNKTREFPGTETYDYHYG
- a CDS encoding TIGR03016 family PEP-CTERM system-associated outer membrane protein, producing the protein MTTTMAKRGSGRRRAAVVPVALAALLAAPSGRAAWKFTPTLDLRETVTDNVALTRADQAKSRFVTELTPGFTLLGKGPRLKLSANYQLHYYAFDDDDVEGVRHAQSQLRTAARATVIDDLLFVDADGAIGQQAVSAFGPQVNSNGYATANRANVKTWRISPYMLHRFGSTATAAVRYTHDSVDAGRIGFGDSTSDVLMMNLNSGRTFRRVGWGVQYSQQRVDDSIAPKSNVKMVSANGRYRLGQEFNLTASAGYDEYDYQAGGEPTKGRFWQGGIEWTPTSRTSLVAGAGKRYYGNTYNLQALHRSRRSVWSINYSDSVTTTRSQLLLPATIDTASMLDRLFTAQIPDPVARAQAVDAYIRATGLPVALADSINYFSNRYILQKQFQASVALNTARTTLILSAFDNRREGLSLIQTDSLLTGPASARINDDTTQRGGSALWNMRLTSRSGINASWTTSRTQSHATGLSSKNAALRLAVTRQFAPKVRGAFEARRVSGTTTDQVASYRENALSASLSLQF
- a CDS encoding XrtA/PEP-CTERM system-associated ATPase gives rise to the protein MYETYYGLSDKPFRLRPDPHFFFASKGHKRAMAYLEYGLSHGEGFIVITGEVGAGKTTLVRNLFKQMPSEQIVAAHIVNTHLDADDTLRTVVAAFGLPYENASKTALLERLEQFLLACDQEGKRALLVVDEAQNLTPRAVEELRMLSNFQTDDKSLLQTFLLGQPEFRTILHSAGMQQLRQRITASYHLGPMDGPETQAYVEHRLHTVGWTDDPSFSPGAHAAIYDYSGGIPRKTNALCDRLLLMGYLEEMHSFTEADVNEVVRDIRQEYELPPEALREQAAAALRGVASIGTLDNPGYLDERILKMEKSMASVLSILKKVVSTLPALSHHAPDHHTTDHHE